From the Desulfovibrio sp. JY genome, one window contains:
- a CDS encoding TPM domain-containing protein — translation MKRLFFAPRGHSPLERLARALLLAGVFALAMVAYRKHFDHVIEQAEAQGTIADPGHVLANADRALALGAAQDLRRRYGLDLRLRLGGKPTPPSPDDPQTVWFYLAPDCRGSRVVAPALVASALPENLLNDLGSGHMDAACREGRPREGVLGALGVFIDALGHAAGRGKGVQHE, via the coding sequence GTGAAGCGCCTCTTTTTCGCCCCGCGCGGCCACAGCCCCCTGGAGCGACTGGCCCGGGCGCTGCTCCTCGCCGGGGTGTTCGCCCTGGCCATGGTGGCCTACCGGAAACATTTCGACCACGTGATCGAACAGGCCGAAGCCCAGGGCACCATTGCCGACCCCGGCCATGTCCTGGCCAATGCCGACCGGGCCCTGGCCCTTGGCGCGGCCCAGGACCTTCGGCGGCGCTACGGCCTGGATTTGCGCCTGCGCCTGGGTGGAAAGCCCACCCCCCCGTCCCCGGACGATCCCCAAACCGTGTGGTTTTACCTGGCCCCCGATTGCCGGGGAAGCCGCGTGGTCGCTCCGGCCCTGGTGGCTTCCGCCCTGCCGGAAAACCTGTTGAACGATCTGGGCAGCGGGCATATGGACGCGGCCTGCCGGGAAGGACGCCCCCGCGAGGGCGTGCTCGGCGCGCTCGGAGTCTTTATCGACGCCCTCGGCCACGCGGCGGGCCGAGGCAAAGGAGTACAGCATGAATGA